The following proteins are co-located in the Scylla paramamosain isolate STU-SP2022 chromosome 37, ASM3559412v1, whole genome shotgun sequence genome:
- the LOC135091401 gene encoding uncharacterized protein LOC135091401, translating into MLFSCGSSGGEACHRPLALCVAGPQHTMADNKPMMTKTLEVVGVGEVEVRPQLATLTLILTACKQSLEECRASIDKRQPYVHHTLYSNQARREDITEREECHSNVSHIILSVTIMATLPAQFVQPVLSTLTEKLSDAVEVEKVVYHHSWSAVAEGRAVAGRRAALEARRRASEMAAAVGADVGPCLTLFEEACDHLALSDDRSEWCVVETPLRLRHCHAHVPTIIKSRVKASFSLAGALPKITAA; encoded by the exons ATGTTATTCTCAtgcggcagcagcggcggcgaggCGTGCCACAGACCACTAGCCCTATGTGTGGCTGGCCCGCAGCACACCATGGCTGACAACAAACCCATGATGACCAAGACCCTGGAGGTGGTGGGCGtcggggaggtggaggtgcggCCCCAGCTGGCCACCCTCACGCTGATCCTCACCGCCTGCAAACAGTCACTGGAGGAGTGCCGCGCCTCCATTGACAAGAGGCAGCCCTATGTGCATCACACG CTGTACAGCAACCAGGCACGGCGGGAGGACATCACGGAGCGAGAGGAGTGCCACAGCAATGTGTCACACATCATCCTCAGCGTCACAATCATGGCCACTCTTCCCGCCCAGTTCGTGCAGCCCGTCCTCTCCACGCTGACAGAAAAACTGAGTGATGctgtggaggtggagaag GTGGTGTACCATCACTCATGGTCAGCAGTGGCGGAGGGGCGGGCAGTGGCAGGGCGGCGTGCAGCGCTGGAGGCAAGGCGCCGTGCCTCTGagatggcagcagcagtaggggCTGATGTGGGTCCCTGCCTCACGCTGTTCGAGGAGGCCTGTGACCACCTGGCACTCTCCGACG ACCGcagtgagtggtgtgtggtggagacGCCCCTGAGGCTGCGGCACTGCCACGCCCACGTCCCCACCATCATCAAGAGCCGTGTCAAGGCCTCCTTCTCCCTGGCCGGGGCCTTGCCCAAGATCACTGCCGCATGA